From uncultured Pseudodesulfovibrio sp.:
GCTCTTGTATTGGGTATTATCGTAGCCTTTACAGGAGATTTTAAACTCGGGGCCTGTATGGGAATAGCTTTGATTTTTGATATGTTGATAGGAGCTTTTTCCGGTGCGGCCATTCCGTTGATTTTGAAGGAAATTGGACGTGATCCAGCTCAGGCATCCAGTATATTCTTGACCACGATCACTGATGCCGCTGGTTTTTGGAGCTTTTTGGCTCTGGCTGGTTTTATGTTGTTGTAGACACGGAATACATACGAAATAAAAAGCCCGCTTTCCTTTTGGAGAGCGGGCTTTTTTTAGGCTTATGGAATATCGATTTAATCGAGGCCGAGGGAAGCGAGCAGATCGTCTACATCTCCTTGGTTGGTACCTTCGGTCGGTCCCTGCAATTTTGAAGTTGCTTGGTTTTTTGCGGATTCGGATAAAGAGTCGATATCTTGTTCCGGTTCTTTTTCGCGTTGTTGGATCATTAGTCCTGTGGAAAGCATGACTTCGCGGACGATTTTTTCAATCTGTCTGATGGAATTGATGATTTTTTTGATACGCTGTCCGGTCAAATCTTGAAAACTGAGAGAGACCATGATGTTTGACAGGTCCATGCCAAGAGTCTGGTTAATTTCTTCAAGTTTTTTGCGATTGGATTTAGTTACGCCGCCGGATTCAAAGCCCTTTACAATGGTGGCTACGGAGCCTTGAAGCTCTTGGAGTTTTTCAACGATATCGATTATTTCTACAGCGGCTTTTTCTGTAGACTGCATGACGGCATCAAGTTGGTCAGATGCTTCGGAAAAAAATTCTTCAGGATTAATATCGGTTTCGATACTTTTGATTTCCTTACCACCGCGGGCAACTTTAACTTCTTGATAAATTTGTTTGAGGCCTTCTTGAAGGTCGTCATTGACTCTTCGGTAGAATTCCCCTTCAAGAAGAGCCTTGGAAAGGCTGGTGGCGATTTCTCGCTCAACAGAAGCTCTGATGGTATCTTTAAGGCTATCGACAAGTTGGTCGGTTACCTGTTCCATCATTTTTTTTACCAGAGCGTCATTGCTGGTCATATATCAACTCCTGAGAGGGGTTACATTTTTGAGTTTCTGATTTGTTCGCGCTGTTGTTTGAAGACGAATTGAACGATGGTTTCCATGTCTGAACCACGCATGTCAACAAATTCAAACCTGTAGAGTCCCGTGTCAGATTCCTTGTTTAGTATACGGCCTTTGGAGCCAGCCATCTGGACAGGCATTTGGCTGAGAACCAGAATTATTTCCAAGGGATCATCGGGCTTGAATTGTTGATTTGAACGAAATTTAACGCCTGCGCCTGATATTTCCATTATTTCAATATCAATGGAAAAGTCCGAGCGGACACTGTCTTTGCTGAGTATGCCGATGACCTGATCAAGTTTTCTGTCCATTTCGGTCAGAAATGCCGTTAATTCATCCGGGAGTTTGCTGTTTCTGAACAAAGCCTCGCGGGAGGCAGACTGATGCCCCGAATCGCCTGAGAACAGTTGTGGAGAGTCGATGGACTGCATGGGACGTGCATGGCCCTTCAGTCTAACTGGTATGCGTGAAAAGGATCGTTTTTCTTCGCTCATGAGGCCCCCCGGATAGTTATTGTCTGGTGTTTTCGTCCAGATCGAGAGTCATGGCCTTGACCGGGCAGACCCTTGTACACATGCCACAAGCCGAACATTTTTCAACGTCAAAGATGATGGTCTTATCGCTTTTTTCCAAGATTAAGGCATCGGTCGGGCACATGGCTGTACAGACACCGCAATGAATGCAGGATTCCTCGTTGCGAAAAATCTTGTGGGCAACAGGTGTGATGCGAACGCCGTTTTCTTTGAGATAGCCAATACCTTTATGGAAATCTTCTTCCATTCCAGATAATTCCAACGTCATTGTGCCTTCGTGTCGAGGGCTGATGTCCGCTTTGAGAATATTGAAACTCAAATCGAAATTGCGCAGAAGGTTGCAGACTACCGGACGACCGGAAACAGTCGGCGGAAAAGACAGGTAAACGATTTTTCGGAAGCCTTTGATCATTTCTTTCATTGATTTATCCTGAATGATGACTTTCGCACACCCCGAAGGATGACGGCAATTATTTCATTTTACTCAAAGAGCGTTTGGCCTGTGTGGCTTCAACTGATTTGGGGAATTTCTTGATAATTTCTTCAAAGCGCATTTTTGCGAGCTCCGGTTTACTCAAATAATTCCAGGAATAACCGGATTTGAGAAGAGCTGACTTATACTTGGAACTCTTTTTGTATTTTTCGATAACATCTTCGAAAAGGATGACTGCTCGAGCATAATCTTTAAGTTTGAAATAGCATTGGCCTTGCCAGAATACAGCACTGGGAGTGTAGGGATGTTTTTTGAAGGTATCCGTGAATTCTGCCCAGTATGAGCGTGCTTTTTCGAATTTATTCTCTTTATACAGGGCATACGCCTTATCGTAGAGAGCTTTTGCCGGATCGGTGTCAGCAGGTGGTGTGACTTGGGCAGGAGGAGTGGTTCCTGTCTGGGGCGTTGACGTGACGGCTTCCGTTGTTTCTGGTGTGGCACCGTCTTGAGTCGTTGCTATTGGAGCCAGAGTAGCTGCGCGTTCCTCTCGAACTTTAGGTAAATCAACCTGCAATTGGTTTTCCAGTGCAAATTCGATTTCAGCCAGCCGTTCGGCCAGGCCGTCCATGGTCGTTGCGGAGTCTGCTGCACCGACTTGTCGGTCCATACGGATATTGACTTCATCCATTTCTCCACGAAGTTTGGCGAAATCTGCCCGCAGGGATTGAATTTCAGCCCACATATCGGCAGAACGTTCCCTGATGGGAGAACTTGATTTTTCAATTTCGTTTTTAAGAAGCTGCTTGGATTCTTCCAGTTCAGATTCCAATTGCTTCATTCTGTTCAAATCTTGTTGCCGCTCTCCCTGTAACGTTTCCATGTCGGTTTTGCTGGCACAACCGATGAGTGAGAATAGGGATATGACCAACAGCAGTATAGTGAAATTCTTTGCGATTTTTATCATTTCATTAAGCTCCCTCTTTTTCTACCGAGGAAAAGATACGCCAGAGCGCCTAAAATGGGAATAAAAATGCATATCTGCATCCAGAGGGCCTTTTCGTTGGAGGACCCGAAGTTTCTTTTCCACACATCAAGTATGGTCCAGACGCTGAAGGAAAAGCAGATGAGAACGGAAATGGAAACAACGGCCCATTGAGTCGTTGTCAGGGATGAAAAGTCCGCGAACATTATTATTTCTCCTTTGACGGCAGGGGATTAATCCTGTTCCGAATTGCGCTGAAGAAGCATTGACAAAATGATGCAGCCTGCACCGACCGTGAGGGCACTGTCTGCAATGTTGAAGGCGGGCCAGTGATATGTCCCTACGTAAACGTCCAGAAAATCAATGACCGAACCAAGCCAGATGCGATCGATGGCGTTGCCTATGGCTCCGCCAGCGATCATTCCCAAACCGGCAATCATCCATGTGTCTTTTTCTTTGGTCGACTTGAGCATGTAGCCGATGGCAAAAACGGCAACGACCGATATTGCGATGAACATCGGTCGTTGCCAGTCAATATTTTCGTCATCCAAAAAGCCCCAAGCCGCGCCCTTGTTCAGGACGTGTACCAAGTTGAAAAAGCCCGGAATTACCTTGAAACCGGTCCACGGTTCAATGGCGTTGAGCACCCATAACTTGGTGATCTGATCAAGTGCGACTGTGGCCGCAGCCCATATGGTTGCCAGAGTATACCGGTTCATTCTGGCCTTAGGCGAGAGTTTTCAGGACAGCGGTACAACGAGGACATGCGTCCGGGTATGCTTCGTCTGTTCTCAAGTCTTCGCTGATACGCCAGCACCGCTCGCATTTTTCGCCGGTTGCAGCTTCGACGGAGACCTTGAGGTCTTCCATGTCTTCACCTTGGTAGGCATCAGCGGGTGCCTTGTCTGTATCATCCAATACCAATTTTGAAACGATGAAGAATTCACGCGGGTCGATGTCCTCGGAATCCACAAGCGTACGGATTTCTTCAGTTGCATACAGTGTGACCTGTGCATCAAGAGATTTGCCGATGACGCGGTCTTTACGTTTGGGTTCGATGGCCTTGTTCACTTCAGCGCGAACCTGAGCCAGTCTTTCCCAACGGGCACGTTCTGAATCATCCATGCCAGTGGCATCAGGAGTGAAGCGGAGAGCGAAAACCGTTTTGTCTTGCGGCAGTGCCTTTTTGATGGCTTCCGGCAGGTTTTGGAAGGCCTCTTCTGCTGTGAAGGAGAGGACTGGAGCCATATCCTGCAAAAGCATAAGCAAGGTTTGCCACAGTACGGTTTGAGCAGAGCGGCGTTTCAAACCATTTTCTTCTTCAACGTACAGACGGTCTTTGATGATATCCAGATAGAAAGCGGACAAGTCGACCACGCACAGGTTGTGCAGGGTGTGGTAAACTTTATGGAATTCGAAGTTTCTGTATGCTTCCTGAATTGTCTCGTGATGACGGGACACCATGTCCAGCGCGTAACGGTCAAGCGGCATCATGTCAGCTGCATCAACCTTGTTGGCGGGATCAAAGTCGTTCAGGTTGGACAGCAGATAACGGCAGGTGTTGCGGATACGACGGTACGCGTCCACGAGTCTGTTCAGGGTTTCATCCGAGATGCGGATATCTTCCTGATAGTTGGAAGCTGAAACCCACATGCGCAGGATTTCTGCGCCGAATTTGTCGATGATTTCCTGCGGAGCGATGACGTTGCCGATGGATTTGGACATTTTGCGGCCCTCGGCATCGACTACGTAACCGTGAGTGAGGACGGTCTTGTAAGGTGGTACTTCGCGTGTGCCGACAGAGGCGAGCAAAGAGCTGTGGAACCAGCCACGGTGTTGGTCTGAACCTTCAAGGTACAGGTCAGCAGGGAAGCGTGTTTCATTGCGTTGTTCAACCACGGCAGCAAAGCTGGTGCCGGAGTCAAACCATACATCCAGAATGTCAGTCTCACGTTTCCAGTGATTTCCGCCGCATTTGGGGCAGGTCAGGCCTTCAGGAACGATTTCTTCCAGCGGAGCTTCGAACCAGTAATCACAACCAGTTTCATGCTGTGCGTATTTATCACAGATGTCGTAAACCCACTTGGCATCGAACCATGTTTCGTCGCAGTCTTCGCAGATCAATGCGGAGATGGGTACACCCCAGTTGCGCTGACGGGAGATACACCAGTCAGGTCTATTTTCAACCATATTGTAAATACGTTCTTCACCCCAGGATGGGACCCATTGAACATCGTTACGGATGGCGTCCAGCGCCTTTGTGCGCAGGTTGTTTTCATCCATGCCGACAAACCACTGGGTGGTTGCGCGGAAGATGACCGGCTCCTTGCAGCGCCAGCAATGGGGGTAGGAGTGAGTGATGTTCTCGGAAGCCATGAGATTGCCGACCTCAGTCAGTTTCTCGATAACCTTGGGGTTGGCGTCCCAGACATTCAGACCTGCAAAGTGTTCGACTTCCTGAAGGAACTCACCTCGATCATTCATGGGGGAGTAGACTTCCAGCCCATTTTTGAGGCCGGTTTCAAAGTCTTCACGGCCATGTCCGGGGGCAGTATGAACACAACCTGTACCGGTTTCCAGCGTGACGTAGTCAGCAAGAACAACCGGAGAGGGGCGATCGTATATGGGATGCTTGGCTTGAAGTCCTTCCAATTCCGCGCCGCGAACGGTTTTCAGGATTTTGGGAGCTTCCCAACCAAACTTTTCAGTGCATTCTTCAAGCAATCCTTCGGCCAGAACATAGTAGTCGCCTCCAGCTTCAACCAAGACGTAATCGAAGTCGGGGTGCACGGCCACGCCCATGTTGTCGGGAATGGTCCATGGCGTCGTGGTCCAGATAAGGATGAACAATTTGTTAATGTCGATATCTGCGATCTTTGTGAAATTTGAGTCAGCCATGGGAAAGCGGACATATATAGAAGGGGATGTATGGTCCTCGTATTCCACTTCGGCTTCAGCCAGTGCTGTGCGGCAATCACAGCACCAATAGATGGGCTTCTTGCCCCGCACGACACCGTCACGCTCCATGAATCGACCCAGTTCACGGGCTGTGGCAGCTTCGTATTCTGGCTTCATGGTCATGTACGGATCGTCCCAAACGCCGAGTACGCCCAGACGCTTGAATTCTTTGCGTTGGGTGTCCAGCCATTTGGCGGCATAGGATCGACAGATTTTGCGGATGGTCAGGGTGTCGAGTTCCTTTTTCTTTTTCTTGAGTTCCTGTTCAACCTTGTGCTCAATGGGCAGACCATGACAATCCCAACCGGGAACGTACTGAGCTTTTTGCCCTTGCATATTCCGGGATTTTACGACGATGTCCTTGAGGACTTTGTTCAGAGCAGTACCCATGTGGATGTGGCCGTTGGCGTAAGGCGGGCCATCATGCAGCACATACTCATTGTCTGCGTCACCAGCGGCAACCATAGCGTCGTATGATTTGTTCTGTTCCCAGAACTTGAGCATTTCAGGCTCGCGTTGCTTGAGGTTGGCCTTCATGGGAAATTTGGTCTTAGGCAGGAGCAGGGTGTTCTTATAGTCGCTCATGGGTTTCGTTTCCTCCAGGAACCGTATATTTCTATAGATGAAAGTCTGTGTTTAAATGAGTCGGCGTAGATTGGTATAAGCCGGACCGTAAGTCAAGTGTTGCGCCTTTTTTGCGGTCAATTGCACAATGTTTACATGGTCGCGGAAACATGTTTTGTGTTAAATAGACCAAAGCGATCTGAAATTATACTTTTAGAATTTGGAGAATATATGGGTGTTCACAAAAAGAATCGTGAATTGGAAGAGTTGAAAGCACATTACATGAAAAAGTCTTCGGCAATATTTTTGGCGATAGTCGCTTTGCTTGTAGGGGCTTTCATTGGTAACACGGTTACCTCATTGTATATGGGGCAGCAGCAGGCGCGGACAGGGGGGGCTGTTCCACAACAACAGCAGAGTGACGAGCCTCATCAGGCCAATCCAGTTGCTTTGGCTAATTTGGAAAAAGCAGCGGCGGATGACCCAACCAATGCTGATAAATGGATTGAATTGGGTAATTTTTGTTTTGACCATGACTTGTCTGCACAAGCCGTTACTGCATATGAAAGGGCCTTGGAATTAGCTCCCATGCAGGTCAATGTCTGGTCTGATTTGGGTGTCATGTACAGGCGTACGAAACAGTATGAAAAAGCTGTGGAAGCATTTGGTCATGCTGCATCTTTGGATCCTCAACATATTACATCCCGGTTTAATATGGGAATAGTATACATGTATGATCTTAACGACCAGCCATCTGCCGTCAAAGTGTGGAAGGGTATATTGGCTATTGATCCAAATGCAAAAACGCCTTCGGGTGAGAGTTTGGCAGCCATGGTGAACGATTTGGAAAAATAATCGGATAGCTATAAAAAAAGGGAAGGATGGTTCACCATTCTTCCCTTTTTTGCGTCGAGATTTTGGATTGATTAGATGCCGCCACCATTTTCAAAGGCTTGTTGTGTCGCCCTGGATTGGACAATTTGTGCGCCAGCCGGAACATCGCGTGTAATCCAGACATTACCACCAATAACAGCGCCTTTGCCGATGGTAACACGGCCAAGAATAGTTGATCCCGCATAGACGATGACATCGTCTTCAACAATTGGGTGTCTTGGTAATCCCTTGATCAAACGTTCATCGTCGCCTTTAGGGAAGCTTTTGGCACCAAGAGTGACACCCTGATAAATGCGGACGTTATCACCAATAATGGTTGTTTCTCCTATAACTGTGCCTGTTCCGTGGTCGATAAAAAAACTCTTCCCGATGGTTGCTCCTGGATGGATATCTATACCCGTGTTTGAGTGGGCCATTTCTCCGATTATTCGCGGGATAATATCCACACCTAAAAGGTATAGTTCATGGGCGATACGATGGTTGGTCAAAGCCCTGATAGAAGGGTAGCAGAAAATGGTTTCGCCGTGTGTTTTTGCGGCAGGGTCGCCATCGTAGGCTGCTTCGACATCGGCCAAAAGCAGTTCTCTGATTTTGGGCAGTTTTGTTATGAATTCCTGAGCAATACGTTTTGCTCGAGCTTCGCAATCACTGCATTTGTCCTTTTCGATAGAATCGCAAACAAAACAATACCCTCGATTGATTTGGTCTGCCAATGTCCGCACCAACTGATCGAGTGTGGAGCCTATATAATAGGGCATGGTGTCCGGTGTGATTTCGGACGGCCCGTAATACCCGGGGAATAGAACAGATCTGAGATCCTCGACAATTTGGGAGAGGATTTCAACAGATGGCATGGGAGCTTCTTCTGTATATCTGTGTGAAGCAGGGCCGCTACTGCCGGATTCGACCAACTGTGCGACAACGTCGGCAAGAGAATATGTCGTGTTATTCATGGCTTCCTTTATTCGAAAAGCGGGGTGCTCAGATACCGTTCGCCAGTGTCACATACGATAAATACGATCAGTTTACCGGCATTTTCAGGTCTTTTGGCCAATTCAATGGCTGCCGCACAGTTGGCGCCAGAGGATATACCGCACAGAATCCCTTCCATCATGATCATTTGTTTGGCTGTTTCCAAAGCCGTGTCGTTATCAATCTGTATAACTTCATCAATGATATCGGTATTTAATATTTTAGGAACAAAGCCAGCACCGATGCCTTGAATCATGTGTGGACCTGGATTCCCGCCGGAAAGCACAGGAGATGCTTGTGGTTCAACGGCAATGGCCTTGATTTCCGGTTTCTTTTCTTTGAGGGCCTCGCCGACGCCGGTAATCGACCCCCCCGTGCCTACTCCGGCTACGAAGATGTCTATTTTGCCGTCAGTGTCGTTCCATATCTCACGGGCGGTTGTTTTGCGATGCATGGCAGGATTGTCAGCGTTTTCGAATTGTTGGAGCATGAAAGCGTTATCAGTCTCCCGGACAATTTCTTCAGCGCGATCAATGGCTCCCTGCATGCCTTTGGCTGCTGGGGTAAGGACCAGTTCAGAGCCGAATCCTCTGAGCAACTTGCGCCGTTCAATACTCATGCTTTCAGGCATGGTCAGAACCAGTCTCAAACCTTTGACCGCACAGACAAAGGCCAAGCCAATGCCGGTGTTGCCGCTGGTTGGTTCTACCAAAGTGGTTTCTGGTGTGATCGTGCCTTTTTCTAAAGCGGCCTCGATCATGTTCTTGGCGATACGATCTTTGACTGAAGCACACGGGTTGTTGAATTCAAGCTTGGCAACCAAAGTCGCATTCAGTCCTTCCGAGAGTTTGTTCAAGCGAACCAGCGGTGTGTTGCCGACGAGTTCTGTCATGTCTTGAGCTACTTTCATCGAAAACTCCTTTGAATATCTTTAGAGACTAAGCCCTTGTTTCTCAGGAGAAAACGGTGAGAGCTTTCTCAAGTTTTCTATGATGGGAGGCAATGTCTTTATTACAAAATCAATTTCTTCTTCCGTATTGAAGCGACTCAGGCTGAACCTGATGGAACCGTGCGCAAAAGTGAACGGCACATCCATTGCCCGAAGGACATGAGACGGTTCCAGACTGCCCGATGTACAGGCTGAACCGGAACTGGCTGCAATACCTACCTGGTCGATCATCAAGAGGATGGCCTCACCTTCGACATAGCCGAAAGATATGTTTGACGTGTTGGGCAGGCGGTTGTCTTTGTCGCCGTTGAGAATCGAATTGGGAACAGCGGCAAGCAGGCCGTTTTCCAGTTTATCTCGCAAGGTTCGAACTTCGGTGTTTTCTGCGTCCATGTTTTCATGGGCCAGCTCACACGCTTTACCCAGCGCGATGATACCTGTGGTGTTTTCAGTGCCTGCACGTCGGCTGCCTTCCTGATGACCGCCAATGAGAAATGGACGGAAGGGCGATTTTTTGCGGACAAACAGGGCCCCAACGCCTTTGGGAGCGTGTAGCTTGTGCCCGGATAAGGAGAGCATGTCCACCGGGACGTTCTTGAGGTCGATAGGAACTTTGCCAACCGCTTGAACTGCGTCAGTGTGGAAAAGTACGTCGTTGTCCTTGGCAATTTTAGCCATTTCTTCAATCGGATAAATATTGCCGGTTTCGTTATTGGCCCACATGATGGAAATGATGGCTGTATCAGGACGGATAGCCGCTTTGTATTCATCCATATTAAGACGGCCGTGTTCATCTGTACCCAGATACGTAACTTCGTAGCCGTCCTTTTTTTCGAGGAATTTGCAAAAGCTCAGGACGGCAGGATGTTCAACAGCAGTGGTGACGATGTGCCGTTTTTTCGGTTGGGCGGTCAGAGCTGATCTGATAGCGGTGTTATCGGATTCCGAGCCGCAGGAAGTGAAGAGTATTTCTTCGGGCAGGCAATTGAGAATGTTGGCGACTGATTCACGTGCTTTTTTGATTTCTACTCCAACTTGACCACCAAAGCGGTGCATGGACGAGGGATTCCCGTAGAGTTCAGAAAAATACGGCTTGATGGCTTCGAAGACTGCCGGATCAACCTGAGTGGTCGCGTTGTTGTCGAGATAGATGGTTTTCATGATTATGCCTCCCGTACCGTAAGATCAGGGTCGACTTTTTCTTTGAGTTTGCCTTCCACCAGATTGTGCAAAGTGGCTTGGCTGGAGGGGCAACCGGAACACATGCCCATGAATTGAACGACGACCATGCCGCCGTCAATGTCCACCAGTCTGATATCTCCACCGTCAGCTTGCAATGCGGGACGAATGTCATCATCAATGACTGATTCGATGAGGTGCATGCGCTGGATGTTGGTCATGCCCTGGGCCGGGAACGCTGTTTCAGAGGAAGGCGTTTCACAAACGGATTCACCATGGGCTTGAGCCAGAAGTTTTTCCAGGTCATCAATGCATTTGCCACATCCGCCACCGGCTTTGGTGAAGTTAGTGACATCTTCTACTGTCTGAAGATCATTTTCCTTGATGGCGTGAAGAATTTCTTCATCAAAAACACCAAAACATTCACAGATCAGTTCTCCTTCATGAGAGTGTTCTGCCTGAGGCGGAGCTTCGCCACGCATGTTTTTTAGTGCTTGTTCAAGAGCTTCTTGTCCCATGACAGAACAGTGCATTTTCTCTCTGGGCAGTCCCCCCAGATATTCAGCGATATCCTTATTGGTCAGCTTTTCAGCCTCTTCAACAGGTTTGCCTATGAGAAGTTCTGTAAGAGCAGAACTGGATGCGATTGCGCTGGCACAGCCGAAAGTCTGAAATTTTGCATCTGTGATGATTCCGTCGTCATCCACTTGAATGTAGAGCGTCAAGGCATCTCCGCAGGCCAGAGATCCGACTTCTCCTACTCCGTCCGCATTATCAATTGTTCCAACATTTCGAGGATTGAGGAAATGGTCTTTTACCTTATCTGTATATTCCCACATAATTGTCTCCAATAGTGCTGATATTTTAATCGTCAGACAGTGATAATCATTAATCACCAAAGGTCAATTACAGAGACATAAGTCCTGGAACCTGAGCTGCTTTTTCATAGACTTCCATAACATGGTCCGCGGAGCACATGGTGGAAACCATGGTAATGCTCGTATATTTTCCTGTCTTCGATTGCCGGAGCTTCAGTTCTTCTTTTGGAAATAACTCTTTGAATTGATCGAGATTGTCTGCAGGTACTATAAATTTATATACATATGAACAGGGCCATTGATGGTGTCCATCCAACGCTTGCTTGAATTGTTCTCGCTTGTCTGTCATATAATTCTCCTATCTATACTGGATGGTAGCGGTCTATATTAAATCTATTCAATCTGTCAAAAGTTGAAAGATTGCCTTCAAAGATCTAAATATTTAAGTTAAATGCAATGAGACTAAAGTAAAATTATAACATCATTTTCTAATGGGTTTTAATATGCTGTTTTTATCATCGGATTTCAAAATGGAAATACGCGATAATAATGAGGAAAAATGAGCGATATCGTTGATGTTCTCGTCGTAGATGACGAACGAATCAATCTCAAGTTGGTCGAAGGCATACTCAAGGGGTATGACTTTAATCTTGTAACAGCATTGTCCGGGGCTCAGGCCCTAGAGTGTCTATCCAATCATGATTTTGCAGTAGCTCTACTGGATGTCATGATGCCCGGTATGGATGGTTTCGAACTTGCCGAACGGATTCGTAGCTCCGAGTCCACTCGTGATATCCCCATAATTTTCATTACGGCCATAAGCAAGGACCAGCGACATGTTTTCCGTGGATACGAACTTGGAGCGGTCGATTATTTATTCAAGCCTGTCGAGCCTGAGGTGCTTCGGAGCAAGATGAATATCTTTGCCGATTTGCATCGAAAAAAACGGTATCTGGAAGAAACGACACATCGCCTTGAGGCCACGGTGAAGCAATTGGAGGCCTCCAAGGCTGCATTGGAAAAGTCCGAGCAGCGATATCGGCTGGTTGCTGATTATAATTATGATTGGGAGTGCTGGATAGGCCCGGAAGGGAATATTCGGTATATTTCGCCGTCATGCGAACGTATTAGTGGATATTCTCCTGATGCCTATGTGCAGGATCCAAGCCTGTTTGAAAAAATTGTTCATCCTGATGACCATCCTGGTTGGTCGAGTTTCATGAATGATGAAGCTGTTGGGGGCGATGAGACTCTTGATTTCAGAATTTATGATTCCAACGTCAAGGTCCGTTGGTTGAGTCTCATCAAGCATACAATCAGGACTGAAGAAGGTGCCAACCTTGGCGTCAGAATAAGCATGCGGGATATTACCAATCGAAAACGCATGGAAGAACAACTTAAGCATAGCGCTCTTCACGACACGCTAACAGGGTTGCCGAATCGGGTCCTTTTTTTGGATAGACTGGGGCAAGCCGTTGATAGATCCGTTGAAGATAGTGATTACTACGCCGTCTTATTTATCAACCTTGATAGATTTCAAGCCGTCAATGACCATTATGGTCATGCTGTTGGTGATACGTTGATGATGCGTATTAGTGAGAATTTGAAGGGGATCGTTCGTCCGTTGGATACGGTTGCCCGTTTTGGCGGAGATGAATTCGGGATATTGATTCATGAGATGGATGACGTGTTGGATGTGCGGGCCCTGATCAAAAAGATTCACGATTCATTTGGTAAGTCAGTTGAGGTTGATGGTATTAAATTTAATGTTTCTGCTAGTATCGGGTATGATATTGCCTCTGGTGCACAGATGGAATCGGAAGAGCTTGTTCATAATGCACAGGTCG
This genomic window contains:
- the epsC gene encoding serine O-acetyltransferase EpsC produces the protein MNNTTYSLADVVAQLVESGSSGPASHRYTEEAPMPSVEILSQIVEDLRSVLFPGYYGPSEITPDTMPYYIGSTLDQLVRTLADQINRGYCFVCDSIEKDKCSDCEARAKRIAQEFITKLPKIRELLLADVEAAYDGDPAAKTHGETIFCYPSIRALTNHRIAHELYLLGVDIIPRIIGEMAHSNTGIDIHPGATIGKSFFIDHGTGTVIGETTIIGDNVRIYQGVTLGAKSFPKGDDERLIKGLPRHPIVEDDVIVYAGSTILGRVTIGKGAVIGGNVWITRDVPAGAQIVQSRATQQAFENGGGI
- the cysK gene encoding cysteine synthase A; protein product: MKVAQDMTELVGNTPLVRLNKLSEGLNATLVAKLEFNNPCASVKDRIAKNMIEAALEKGTITPETTLVEPTSGNTGIGLAFVCAVKGLRLVLTMPESMSIERRKLLRGFGSELVLTPAAKGMQGAIDRAEEIVRETDNAFMLQQFENADNPAMHRKTTAREIWNDTDGKIDIFVAGVGTGGSITGVGEALKEKKPEIKAIAVEPQASPVLSGGNPGPHMIQGIGAGFVPKILNTDIIDEVIQIDNDTALETAKQMIMMEGILCGISSGANCAAAIELAKRPENAGKLIVFIVCDTGERYLSTPLFE
- the nifS gene encoding cysteine desulfurase NifS, coding for MKTIYLDNNATTQVDPAVFEAIKPYFSELYGNPSSMHRFGGQVGVEIKKARESVANILNCLPEEILFTSCGSESDNTAIRSALTAQPKKRHIVTTAVEHPAVLSFCKFLEKKDGYEVTYLGTDEHGRLNMDEYKAAIRPDTAIISIMWANNETGNIYPIEEMAKIAKDNDVLFHTDAVQAVGKVPIDLKNVPVDMLSLSGHKLHAPKGVGALFVRKKSPFRPFLIGGHQEGSRRAGTENTTGIIALGKACELAHENMDAENTEVRTLRDKLENGLLAAVPNSILNGDKDNRLPNTSNISFGYVEGEAILLMIDQVGIAASSGSACTSGSLEPSHVLRAMDVPFTFAHGSIRFSLSRFNTEEEIDFVIKTLPPIIENLRKLSPFSPEKQGLSL
- the nifU gene encoding Fe-S cluster assembly protein NifU — translated: MWEYTDKVKDHFLNPRNVGTIDNADGVGEVGSLACGDALTLYIQVDDDGIITDAKFQTFGCASAIASSSALTELLIGKPVEEAEKLTNKDIAEYLGGLPREKMHCSVMGQEALEQALKNMRGEAPPQAEHSHEGELICECFGVFDEEILHAIKENDLQTVEDVTNFTKAGGGCGKCIDDLEKLLAQAHGESVCETPSSETAFPAQGMTNIQRMHLIESVIDDDIRPALQADGGDIRLVDIDGGMVVVQFMGMCSGCPSSQATLHNLVEGKLKEKVDPDLTVREA
- a CDS encoding DUF493 family protein; amino-acid sequence: MTDKREQFKQALDGHHQWPCSYVYKFIVPADNLDQFKELFPKEELKLRQSKTGKYTSITMVSTMCSADHVMEVYEKAAQVPGLMSL
- a CDS encoding EAL domain-containing protein, whose amino-acid sequence is MSDIVDVLVVDDERINLKLVEGILKGYDFNLVTALSGAQALECLSNHDFAVALLDVMMPGMDGFELAERIRSSESTRDIPIIFITAISKDQRHVFRGYELGAVDYLFKPVEPEVLRSKMNIFADLHRKKRYLEETTHRLEATVKQLEASKAALEKSEQRYRLVADYNYDWECWIGPEGNIRYISPSCERISGYSPDAYVQDPSLFEKIVHPDDHPGWSSFMNDEAVGGDETLDFRIYDSNVKVRWLSLIKHTIRTEEGANLGVRISMRDITNRKRMEEQLKHSALHDTLTGLPNRVLFLDRLGQAVDRSVEDSDYYAVLFINLDRFQAVNDHYGHAVGDTLMMRISENLKGIVRPLDTVARFGGDEFGILIHEMDDVLDVRALIKKIHDSFGKSVEVDGIKFNVSASIGYDIASGAQMESEELVHNAQVAMNEAKDSGKNRYVAYHKSMREGVINILAVENDLKRALKAREFEAYYQPIVNLADGRLYGFEALARWNHPERGMVNPGEFIPVAEETGLIVELGMQILEQACVVMNTWRKKHPIASELTIAVNISAKQFGESSLATDVANILERSGLPSCCLKLEITETVVMLDAMKSVNQLNLLKDLGILLSIDDFGTGYSSMSYLQKFPTDQLKIDLSFVQRMESAPENIEIIRAIVNMAHSLRLRVVAEGIETERQRDLLYSLQCDYGQGYLYSKPLCEADAEDFVKNSE